The Aquidulcibacter paucihalophilus genomic interval CCGGGTGATTGCGCAGCCAGCCGCCGAAGACGGGAGCCCAGTATCCGTATCGCATCAGACGGCCTTTCCGGCGGTGATCCGGTCGACCAGATAGTCGATCAGGCGGTCGTGTGGGTCGAAGCCGAGCACAGTCACCGGGTCTGCGACGAAGTTCGACAGGGCGTTGATGTCGTAGAATTTCACCGAGCCGTCGCGGTCGTCGACGAGGTATTCGACCCCGCCGACATCGATCTGTGAGGCGCGGGCGATGGCTTCCGCCGCGGCGATGACCTCAGCCGGCGGGGTGACGGCCTCGATCTGGATGGAGGCCTTGCCCGGCGCGATCATGCAGACGTCGGCGAGGCACAGGTCGAAGCCGCCGGTCTCCACGCTGCAGGCATAGAGGAAGCGGCCGTTCAGGGTCTCGACCCGGACGATGCGGCCGTCGCGGGCCGGGGCGTGCTCCTGCACCAGGGCGCAGCTGTTGATGCCCATGGACACCGAGCCGGCGGCGACCGCCTCGGCCAGTTCCTCCGGCGTGTCGAACCGCTGGATGCCCGCGCCCGAGCCGCCGATGTCCGGCTTGACCAGAACGGGGAAGCGCAGGCCCTGCGCGGCCTTCGACAGGTCCGCAGCCCGGTGGACCATCCGCGTCTCCGGCGCGCCGTAGCCGAGGCGGCGGATCAGGGAAATCTGCCGGCCCTTGGAGGTGTCGACCTCCAGCGCCGCGCCGTTGACGACGCGGGCACCCTGACCCTCCCAGTGATCGAACAGGGTACGGGCGTAGAAGATCGGATGCTCGGTCTCGCGCAGGAAGGCGGACATGCCGATGCGGTTGAAGATCAGCGGGGCCGGTGGGGCACCCGGACCGGTGTCGAAGACATGGTCGCCCGCGTGGATCCTGGTCCAGTCGACGCCGCGGCGGTCCAGGGCTGCGAACAGCGGCTCGAACCATGCGGGATGCTCATAGAAGATCGCCAGGTCCGTCATGCGCGTACGTCCACCCTGCTGTCGAAACTCGAGGGAGGCGATCTCGACGCGGGTTCGATCTGGTGCCGACGTGCCGGTCCGTCAAGGCCGGAGAGGGCGGACCTATCGCGTTCCGAACAGGCGGTCGCCCGCGTCGCCCAGCCCCGGCACGATATAGCCGTGGTCGTTCAGCCGCTCGTCGACCGCCGCCGTCCAGATGGGCACGTCCGGGTGCCAGCCGCGAAGTCGTTCCAGCCCCTCGGGCGAGGCGACGAGGCAGACGAAGCGAAGGTTGGTGACGCCGCGCTCCTTGAGCCGTTCGATGGCGGCGACGGCGGTGTTGCCGGTGGCCAGCATGGGGTCGATGACGACGCAGAGGCGCTCGGCCACGTCCTCGGGCGCGCGGAAATAGTATTCGACGGCGTCCAGCGTCACTGGCTCGCGGTACAGGCCGATGTGGCCGACGCGGGCCGAGGGGACCAGTTCCAGCATGCCCTCCACAAGGCCGAGGCCGGCGCGGAGGATGGGAACGAAGACCATCTTCTTGCCGGCGATGCGCTGGCCGGTGGTCGGGCCGACCGGGGTCTCGACCGGATAGTCCTCCAGCGGCAGGTCGCGGGTGACCTCGTAGCAGAGCAGGGTCGAGATCTCGCGCAACAGGTCGCGGAAGCGGGCGGTCGAGGTGTCCTTTGCCCGCATGATCGACAGCTTGTGGCGGACCAGCGGGTGGGTGACGACGGTGACGCCGTCCATCCTGAAGGGCTTTGTCGTCATCAGAATACGGTCCCGTCGGAGAGGATGGTCAGGGGCGGTCCGCCGCCGGGCCTGCGCTCTGCGGCGGCGCGGCGGCCGGCGGCCCAGGTGCCGCCCTCCAGCACGCTGGCCAGTGGCATGGCCCCGGCGCTGACGCCGAGCTCGGCGCGGACCAGGGGGGCGATCCGGTCGAGCAGGGCGACCGTCATGGCGCGCCAGCCGACCACCAGCGGATCGGAGACGGGCCACGCTTTGGCGGCGTCGGCCGGGTCTTTCAGCGTCAGGACGCCGAGGTCCATGAACAGGCCGCCGTTGCGGTATTCGGCCAGGCCGGTGAGGCCGTCGAGATCGATGACCTCGACCCCCGCGGTCTGCAGCGGCTCGACCAGCGAATAGCTGAGCCACTGGGACAGTTTATGGATCGGGACGAGGCCGTCGGTGGCGTCGTC includes:
- a CDS encoding alpha-L-glutamate ligase, with amino-acid sequence MTDLAIFYEHPAWFEPLFAALDRRGVDWTRIHAGDHVFDTGPGAPPAPLIFNRIGMSAFLRETEHPIFYARTLFDHWEGQGARVVNGAALEVDTSKGRQISLIRRLGYGAPETRMVHRAADLSKAAQGLRFPVLVKPDIGGSGAGIQRFDTPEELAEAVAAGSVSMGINSCALVQEHAPARDGRIVRVETLNGRFLYACSVETGGFDLCLADVCMIAPGKASIQIEAVTPPAEVIAAAEAIARASQIDVGGVEYLVDDRDGSVKFYDINALSNFVADPVTVLGFDPHDRLIDYLVDRITAGKAV
- the upp gene encoding uracil phosphoribosyltransferase, which codes for MDGVTVVTHPLVRHKLSIMRAKDTSTARFRDLLREISTLLCYEVTRDLPLEDYPVETPVGPTTGQRIAGKKMVFVPILRAGLGLVEGMLELVPSARVGHIGLYREPVTLDAVEYYFRAPEDVAERLCVVIDPMLATGNTAVAAIERLKERGVTNLRFVCLVASPEGLERLRGWHPDVPIWTAAVDERLNDHGYIVPGLGDAGDRLFGTR